A genomic segment from Cyprinus carpio isolate SPL01 chromosome A4, ASM1834038v1, whole genome shotgun sequence encodes:
- the LOC109067656 gene encoding suppressor of cytokine signaling 2-like, whose product MTCHSSDSTESIENERRSQTETQVAESDQSRIATAMTDLKNTGWYWGSLTANEAKEILQDTSEGTFLVRDSSQRDYLFTISAMTSAGPTNLRIEYKDGKFKLDSVVLVKPKLKQFDSVVHLVEHYVQLSRTSCKGSTTPIAPSKGTVQLLLTTPVYTATPSLQHLCRIAINKTTRRVQELPLPNRLKDYLTDYTYNV is encoded by the exons ATGACCTGTCACTCATCCGACTCCACGGAAAGCATCGAGAATGAAAGGAGATCGCAAACCGAAACCCAAGTCGCGGAGTCCGACCAGAGTCGCATTGCCACTGCCATGACAGACCTTAAAAACACTG GCTGGTATTGGGGCAGCCTTACAGCCAATGAAGCCAAGGAGATCCTGCAGGACACGTCGGAGGGCACGTTTTTGGTCCGAGACAGCTCTCAGAGGGACTACCTCTTCACCATCTCTGCCATGACATCTGCGGGACCCACCAACCTGCGTATCGAATACAAGGACGGCAAGTTCAAGCTAGACTCCGTGGTGCTGGTCAAACCCAAACTCAAGCAGTTCGACAGCGTCGTCCATCTCGTGGAGCATTATGTGCAGCTGTCACGGACATCTTGTAAAGGCAGCACTACCCCCATCGCCCCATCCAAAGGCACCGTGCAGCTGCTGCTCACGACTCCGGTGTACACGGCCACACCGTCTCTGCAGCATCTATGTCGTATTGCCATCAATAAAACCACACGGCGGGTACAAGAACTCCCTTTGCCGAACCGGCTGAAGGATTACCTGACAGACTACACTTATAATGTATAG
- the LOC122140851 gene encoding death domain-containing protein CRADD-like — protein sequence MYPKHKRLLRSQRLFLAEEILVDDMIIQYLYQEEILTESHLEEIRSESSNRKKTLKLLDVLPTRGSHAFHHFIQSLEKDFPWIKDKLLGLCAEDSEPPLPSFSVQCGVPDHILPTVPTSQHLNRLAAHLSSEWKSVLLDLGLTSADLYRCCADHPLAVQSQVLAGLVMWTQRNGREATVRLLLQSLQAADIPPSVLQQVFV from the exons ATGTACCCAAAACACAAAAGACTGCTCCGATCTCAGCGGCTTTTTCTGGCCGAGGAGATTTTAGTGGACGACATGATCATACAGTATTTATACCAGGAGGAGATCTTAACGGAGAGTCATTTAGAGGAGATTAGGTCGGAGTCGTCTAACAGGAAAAAAACGCTCAAGCTGCTGGATGTTCTGCCCACGCGGGGTTCGCACGCCTTCCATCACTTTATTCAGTCATTAGAGAAAGATTTTCCCTGGATCAAGGACAAATTACTGGGACTGTGTGCTGAAGACAGCGAGCCTCCTCTTCCGTCCTTCTCAG ttCAGTGTGGTGTTCCTGACCACATCCTTCCGACTGTTCCAACCTCGCAGCATCTGAACCGCTTGGCCGCTCATCTCAGTTCAGAGTGGAAGTCTGTGCTGCTGGACTTGGGTCTGACCTCAGCGGATCTGTACCGGTGCTGCGCCGACCACCCCCTCGCGGTTCAGAGTCAGGTGCTCGCTGGGCTGGTGATGTGGACGCAGAGGAACGGAAGAGAAGCCACAGTGCGGCTGCTGCTCCAGAGCCTGCAGGCCGCAGACATCCCGCCATCTGTCCTCCAACAGGTGTTTGTGTGA